CTAGGTTTGTTTCCATCTATTTTCTATTATATTAGGATACCTTGCTTATATTTGAAAACCAGTACACTTAACTTTTTCAGAATTATTTATCAAGTGGTCTTTTAGTTGATCTTATATATTCTCCCAATTTACATTCAGTCCCCCTCCCCCTTTTTCTCCCCTTTCCCTGCTGTATTAGTGATCAGACTGTTGTGATATAATTGTTTAGAGAGTtcattaatttcttgttagaAATGGCAATTATATATTACCTTCACTTGATGAAAAAATATGCAAGAACTATGTATGATATTTAATCTTAAAAGATTTTGGttactgagttttaattttcttgaaTAATGTactatttaaaacaaaaaacttGCTTGTGTTTGCTTTGGGAGACGATAGTGTTGTTGAAGTACAAGGTGATCCTGCTGAAGTTCATAAGGCAGTTAAACTTACTGCAGTTCATTTGCGTAAGTTATTGTGTAAGCTAGTGGAGCAAATGTTACAGTTCAAGAGACAAGTGGGACTACATCAGATATACAAGCAGCCCAACATTGTTATTTTTGTAAAACTTGTGGGATTGAATTTGGATTTGTTGAAATCCAATGTCATTTTTGGAAAATTCAACTTTTGATAATAAAAATCTTTTATGTTGGAGAGATTATAACAGTTTAAAACAGTCACTAAATACAGGAAAAATTTGTCACGGGAATAAGTAACTTAGTAAcaattttaaatccaaaaattgTCACTAAAAATATTGTGACGGTTTAAATAGTCACTAAATATGCCTAAAAACTGTCATAAGAACAAGTAACTTAGTGACGGTTCAAATCGTCGCTAAATATTGTGACGGTTTAAAATAGTcataaaatataagaaaaacCTGTCATAGGACTTAGTAATTTAACGACAGTTTCAAAATGTCACGAAATACAGTATAAAAAACACCTTTACAAGTGTTACAAATTAGTGAcgattttatattttaaaaactgTCACAAACAATTTAGCGACACTCCTTACCAACGGTGGTCCAAAATCGTCACTATGTCAACTGGCGACCCTCAAATCTGTGACGCTTTTTTTAACCGTCACAAAACCATTTAGTGACAGTTAAAACCGTCACCAAGCATTAAAAAAACCGTCGCCAAAATGCTATTTTGTTGTAGTGATTAGAGCCGTCGTCATCACTCTCATTTTCCAAATCAGGCAAGATCTTAGATTTAAAATCTTCGTTACATAATACATCATACCCGCATTCCTTCATCTTTAGCTGCCCCCCTTGCACATCAAAACGCAACCTACTATTTTCGCTAAAAGCTGGCTTCCGATGTTTGCTAAAAGGCTTTGATTCGCTTATGTTGTCATACTGCCTATGATGTAGCTGAATGTAAATGTATTTGTCCGTCATTATCATTGTTACGAGGCAGCAACTATAATGTGTCCTTGCAGCATCAGAAGAGAGATATAAGGAGGGACCAGCTTCAGGATGGGATGATTCAAAGCTCCAACTGAATTTCAAAGTTGGAAATGATGTTGAAGATTCCAGAGGCTCAAAAGCAATGAATACAATTATTCCCCACCATTCATTCCCACCAAGTTCATTAGGGATATCCGCTATGATTGATGCACTTGATTCAAGTTTTGACAACCTTGGACCCATTGGAAAGAGTATCTCATTGCCAAACTTTGGAGGAATTTCAAAGTATGTGATGGGGTAACTATGATCCCTGACCTGTTACAACCAAATATTTTTGTAAGAGTACGGTAATTGTATGAAGAATATGCAtccataaatatttttatgctacaaaatacatatatttatgtatttatgCAGCATGTGTGTTGACATAGTACATTCAAAAAAAGCTAGCATGTTACATCAGTTTCCCAAAATGAGATATATTGGGAAGCCTAAAACTTGGGAAGGCTTAAAACCAATGGACAAAACCTACCTTAAAAGACAATAAGTCTTTCTTATATATTTATTGCTAAATTGACGTGGAACTTTTTCCTAATCCAGGCTATGCATCGAGAAAATATTAACcaataaattaaatgagaaatCACAACAGCAAGTCGGAACCGAAAACATTAACATAATGAAGTTATAGGTCATCCATACTATATGCTCCTCATTTAATCCATCTTTTGATTGAAGAAGGATTTTTACCCTTTACACTTAAAATCTTAATGTGATGAAAAAATTATGAATGAAACAGTAATGTTGAAACATTGTGATTCTGAATCCCAAATTTTGACAATCTATAACTTCTGAAAAATATTGCAACATATACTACCTATTTTTGaggattttttaaaataaatattttaaatgttttatttatgGGGATATATGCGTTTTGGGAGGTATTTATGAATTTCGTCATATTATTACCTCGTTTACAGTGGAAACGAGTTAAGTAAATATATATCTCGTTTAGATTAACATACACGAGATAAGGCAATTTTTATGAACCAATAACGGTGCAAACAAGATATATTGAGAAATTTTCTTTGTGTATAAGATACAATATAAACGAAAAAATTCATTTCGCTTACACTGTAAACAAGATATATGCAAAATAACCTTACTTTCAGTGTAAAGGTGATATGAAACAACAAAAATTTTTCATCTATATAAAGAGGTGCATTTAATAGCTTCCCTCGCACAAATTTCACTCATTCTTCCAAACTTTTTTAATAAGCTTCTTAAGAATGGCGGCTAGTGAATATGTTTTTGTTTGTGTGTATCCTAATTCTCATATTAGGGACAATGTGGAAGGGGTTGATGTTCTCCGCACGTGTATCTGAATGTGCCATAATCTCAAAAACTCAACTCTCGCAAGAAGAACCCTTGAAAAGGCTCTAGAAGTAGACAAAATAACCAAAATGAATGAAATTGGGTGCTGCCAACGAGTAGTATCTATAGGCACCCTACCacacttatcctatttatagtgTAAATGAGATAAGTATGACTATATCTCATATACATTGATAGTTTACGTGTATTATCACGAGTGCACTAGAACTGGATCTGAGCTGAGCCGACCAAGCTCAAGCTCAAGCTGTGCTCATAAAATTTGAGCTCGGTTCACTAACAATCGAGTTTATTCGTAAAGCTCAAGCTTGACTCACGAAAAGCTCACAAGTTGAGTTGAACTCACAAGCCagctcaaataatattaatataatctataattgtatataaataaattaataatttaaatataagaaaaatgaTCAATTGTATATGTTGTCtatctatcaattataattTGTATCCTCTATCATAATCATATGTAAAAATTGTATATGTAAAATTAtatgttattaatataaattaaaagtacaaattcataatatattattaatataaataattataataagtaATATAATCGAACTAGCTCATGAGCTAATAAGTTGAGCTTACCAGAGCTCAGGCTTGGCTCATTTAATATATGAGGTTAAATCCAGACTCAAACTTGGCTCACAAACTCATAAGCTCAATTTATTGAGTTGTTAGCTAGTCGAGTTCGAGCTGGCTCACGAGTCGGCTTTACTCATTTCCACCCACCCTAGAGACACGTAAACTCGTTGTGTCTTATCTCATTTATAATGTAAACGACATGTGTTTACTCAACCATGTTACATATACACCAAAATCAACtactagtataaaatacatgttagaatacaaaatagaaaatacacattgaaaatgagttaaacaacatatgtatttatacacaaatacatagtgactaattttagtgtacaaattgtattttttatacTTAACTCGTTTACCATGTAAATACTCCCAAAAtgcatatatttatacataaagcATTTAGAAAAAAATTCCAAAAGTATAAACATTGTCTAATAACATTTTGCACTTGTtatctttctaatttattttctctgtgatgaaaattaaataacataaaagtaACTAAGAAGAAGAGATACCATATAAATGTATAATTGACAACGAGAACAAACCTGACATAAGAGCTCGTCATTATTTGACTTGAATTGCTCCCAAAACTTCCATAGATCTAAGAATAAACCAGCTTCCACAACAGAGTCTGACAGGCGTGGAAGCACAGATCGATCAATAAAGTCCTTGCAACCTTCTGCTTCAAGAATACGTAGGTTAGGAAGCATAGCAACACTTTTAGGTACAACGAGATCTGTATTGCCGCTTAAAATTaaagtctccaacgatgatagTTCACCAAGATTTTTGGGAATTAATCCATGATCGAGATTGCAATTGCCtaaatcaaaaatatttaacGAGGAGAGCCCAGCGAAAGAAGGAGGTAAGGTTAAGCGTAAGAGATCTGGTTCTTTGCTAAACCCAAGCTCAAAAGACAATGCTAACTCGCAGGTGTTGGATACTGGTCCACTGCATCCATGGAAAGAAAGCCTCTTGAGGTTTTCCAATTCAAACAGGCATGGATTCATCACTCTTATGGAAGTTTCGCTTAGATCAAGATCCTCTAAAGccttgttttgatttatattatgCGGCACCTTGCAAACCTTTGAGCATCCAGACAAGTTGAGCTGTTTGAGTGATTTCAAATTACTAATGCTATCTGGGATGCAAAGAAGATTTGAGCACTTCATCAAATTCAACACGGACAAACTTCCCATACTCTCTCCAAAATCAGGAAGTGTCTTCATATTTGTGCAGCCACAGAGAAAGAGCCTCTTCAATGAACACATTTCCAATTTATTTGGTAATGTTTCAAGCTTTGTACAACCTATCAGGCTCAAAATTGCAAGATTCTGATGCTGACCAACAGATTGGTGAAGTTCAACCAGCGATACACAACCATCAAGGAAGAGCTCTTCAAGtaatggaacttcagaaatatCTGGAGTCTGAATCAGATCCTTGGAATAACTCAAGTCAATAACTTTCAGTCCCTCGAACACCTAAACACATTAAATAATATCATTGaattaatttgaaaaattattatgCTAATATATAAATGTTGTGGAAGCTCGTCGTTCAGGATCCTTACCTGACTTCCATTCCATGGTTTTTCTAGCTTGCTATTGTTCATCTGCAAGTGAACAAGTCGGCGTAGTTCTATGTCAAGCGGTAGAGCTTTCAAAGGACATTCTGTCCAAATAAGAACCTTTAGAGACCTAGGAAGACATTTGAAACCATGCGAGAGGTGCAAATCACATAATACGATGAGAAGTCTAAGGTTGCGCATCTTAGAGAACGCTTCCGGGTGCCAATTTGCAGCTTTATTGTATGACTCGAATTGCTGCTTCAAAACCATGCCTTCAATGTTCTCAGTTCCCTGATATAAAAATGGTCAGCATCACATAAGCACGGCAAGACACAAGGAATCCAGAAAAATCTTtgatttgtgtttttattttctgttttcattttcaattttttctataTTTAGGATTCTCTTaaagaaaaagttaaaagccagtaaatgaaataaaataaaaaattaaaagccAGTAAATGAAATCAGAAAAACGtgattttattgttttcttcattttcacTTTTTTCTTCATAAATCCTaagtaaaaacagaaaatgtaaaacaaaaaagccaagtgtgtgtgtgtgtgagagagagagagagagagagagagagagagagagagaatgacaCTTACCGTATTTTCTTCCAATACTTGATCAATATCATCTAGAGAGCTCAACCGACTGCGTTTTCCAGGATCCTTTTCAGATTCTTGAAAAACTATTTGTTTACCCATATCTTCAAGCAAATCATGCATCCCTAGAACTCCTTTGTTGCAGGTAATCAATGATTTTCCTATCAGCTCACTTATTCCTTTTGTCGGATTTAGGCCAcaatttttcaatatttttgtcACTTTATCTCTGTACCACCCCCTAAAAAAGCATGCAATATCAAGAAATATGGTCTTGTACCCTTCTTTCAGCATATCATAACTTATCCTGAGTAAGTTCATTATTCCACCATCTGGATCTTTTCTTATCTCATCTAAAGCATCTTCCCATTCATCAATGCTTCTTCTACGAAGATTAGATCCTAGCACTTTAAGTGCCAAGGGAAGGCCTCCAGTATAGCTCACAAACCTTTTCGACAACTCCAAGTACTCTTCTTTTGGTAGCTCTCCTTTGAAAGCTTCTTGATGAAAGAGCTGAAGGGATTCATCAGTGTTCAAGACTTCCATCTCATAGATTTTAAACACACCATGTGAACTAAGCAGGTTCTTGTCCCGAGTTGTAACAACTATTCTGCTTCCCGGACCAAACCATTCCTTGTTTCCTACCAAATTCTCTAGCTGTTCTATAGTTCTCACATCATCTAGGACAATAAGAATCCTTTTTTTGTACAGAAGGTTTCTGATGTTGTCCCTTCCTTGGACTAAAGTTTCAATTACTCTGCTCCTTAGTTTCAGATGTGAAAGAAGTTGATTTTGTAAGTTAACTAGATCTCCTTCCTTTGAAACATCTCCAACTCGGAGAATACAATAATCTTCAAATTCTCTTCTGATTCTTTTACAGACAACAGAGGCAAGAGTTGTTTTCCCTAACCCGCCCATGCCCCAAATTCCAAGAAAGAGAACATCTCCTTTCGGCTCTAGGCTTAAACATGAACGCACATCGTTTACTTTTGATTCAATTGCAACGAGATCATCATCATCCTTTGTTGGCAACTGAGGTTCTACTTTAGTCCATACTTCTTCAGCAATTTCATCAATGAGTTGCGATTCATATCTACATTTAATAAGTTGAAAAATATCATATCAAACTccacaataattaattaaattaattctcttaatataataacaattttaaaatacacaaaataagaCTATAATTTATTGTTCataatacattttttattttgttaaaaaactCAATATATGTAATTACCATAAAGGaatatattagttaaaaataaaagggtaaaatatattttttgtccaATAAAGTTTCTCGAAAGTTTTAAGAGTAAAACCCCTTTTCGGTAGGGGTGTTCAAATCCAAACCGATCTAAATTAAACCACTCattcaatccaatccaaaccgatTAAAACGGcactaatttgaatttgattggattctattttttgcAAACCGCTGAGTCATATCGGATTTCGGATCTACTTTTCATAATCGATCTAATACAATCCAAACCGCATAATatgctataatattattattttattattatatttacaattatacttataCCATATTCAATttgttgtatatttttaaatgattcatgtattattattatttaataaatattttatgttcaaaatgtgatttatttatttattttaactaacctataattttatttctattgttatgttattgttggtttttaaaatattgttgACACTTGTTATATCATTGTtggttatttaaaatttgatgttgagacttgttatatatatttaattttttgaatttacaAAACAGCAAATCCAATTCAATCCAAACCTCTTGAAATTGGATCGGATcagatttaaaaaataaaataaaatcattcaATCCAAACCGCACCACAAATAAAATTAGTGTTCGGATCGGATGAGTTTTTGACTCAAAACCGATCCAAACTGCACCACGAACACCTCTACTTTTCGGCCCCTGTCCATTTTCATTTTAGACAACACGTACCCTATCAATTAGAAAATGACAAATTGACCCCTATTCTTCGTTTCAGTTAGACACATGAGCCCCTTTGTCAAATTCTCCGGCAAGTCTTGACAAAACTTGATGACATGTCACGTTGGGCTCTATGACGTGGCATCACTTAGCTTACGTGAACTATAACCATTCAACTAATGGACACGAAGTATAGTGGTCAGCTTGTCATTTTCCAATTGATACGATACGGGTtgtctaaaataaaaaatagataggGGCGGAAAAGAATTTTACTcaagttttaaaattattccTAACATTTGGAATAAGTTTCAATCCTACCCCTCTTGTAAATTTTATAAGAGTCAACTGTTAGagcaaaattattttatcaattttacCTCGTATCTATATAACTATTAACAACCATCACCACCATCATCTCTATAACCATAGTGTACTGATCTTCGCTTGATCTTAAAAGAGATAAATACAGTGACAGATATCATGACAAAGATAGCTTTAAGGCCTTATTCTCAACACGTGGAACTTCCGGTATCTTGAAAGAAGTTTGAGAGTAGTATTCGGCAAGACTGCCTGTCTTAACCGTCTCTTAGgactttgtttttcttttcctttcggTTGTGTTCTATTTtaagtcaaaaaaaaaaaaacaaccatCATCACCATCTAtcatcttcttctccttctaaTCACGGTTACCATCACCTTCCTCATCTCTAAAACCATATCTGTtagttcaaaattattttaccaATTTTATCCCCCTATTAATATAACAACCAGAACCACCGTCATCATCTTCTTCTAATCACCATTACTATCATCCAACACGCACCCTTGCTCACGCACACACGAGACAGAATACAGAACAGAAACGGTAGGCCTAAAATTGAAACTTATTCCAAATGTCAAGGTCAAAATTGAATCAAATTAAATCGtaaggaatttttgaaaaacttcgGAAACAACAAAAACTATACCTTATccaaaataacataataatCATGATGAGATTAAGAGAGGTGAGTGTAATTAGAAATAAAAGGATGAGAATATAACAAAGATATGCATTAACAAGTCAAACTATGGTTGCCTAACAATATTAAATTGATAATATTCCCTAAACAAATAAATTCAATTAAGAGATAATGAGTTCCCCTTAAAATGCGAGAAAtctgaaaaagaagaaagaaataagttACCGATCTTGAGAGGTGCAGCCACTTAAGTTGGCAACGAATGTCAAAGCATCTCTCCACTGCTGAACCTTGTCTTTTTGTTCTCTATACCTTTCTTCGTGTTTCTCAAAAGCTTCTGCAAACTTTCCCTTTTGGTATCGTACATCGGAGGGATCCACATTAAAGAAGACCGGAACAATCATCCCAAAACTTCCTTTTGTTTCAACGATCTTTTTGAGCTCATCTAAACACCATCCTGAGTTGGCATAATTTGGGGATAACACAACAACTGCGCAGAGAGAATCCTCAATTGCATGAAGGAGCTGTTGAGAGATAAATTCACCTGTTCGAAGCTCTTCATTGTCTCTGAAAGTATCAATGCTTCTCTTCTGCAAGGCTGTGTATAAGTGGTCAGTGAAACCTAGGCGGGTGTCTTCTCCTCTAAAACTCAAGAAAATATGATACTTCCATTTCGATCTTCCTGAGGAACCACCATTCAGTGCCATTGAAAGGCTCAGCAACTTATTGCGGGTGGGAAGGAGAGTGATAAGGATCCTAGTGGAATAGGGTAGATGGTTTTTTTCATATAGTGTTATTATTTGTAAAACTCAAAAGAGTGCTTCCTTTTTACTTTCCCAATTCCATTACACGAGCTCTTTTTCCGAACCAAATTGGatactctaaattttaaattttattttaggaagtaaaatttgatttctcatccttaaataattttcttaaaatgaCAGTTTAACGACTTTAATCCGATTCTTGCTTGGCATGGAAAATTTTGTTGAAAAGGTacattttatttcaaaaaaagtATTAGGAATTAATACTAATTGTGTACAATgtaaacaataaattaaaaaataaaataaaattacaattaaaaatgagatgattaattaattatttaattttaaattttaaaatttaaaaaattaggattaataTTTAAACTTATTCGGTCGCTCTGACATCGTCCAACCAGAGTAATCCAGCTCGGTCCATGGTATGAACAGTGTccctgcttgagttcggacctttctatgagagcttcgatctctttggagAAGTCGTGCTCAAACATCTTGGTTCAGTCCGTTCTTCCGTTTGCGAGTTTTTTAAATGCGAAGCGTTTTGTTTTTCAGCTCTTTTATTGTCGCGTTCGTTCCTCGAGGGGGTTACTTCCTTGGAAACATGCACGCGCTTTTAATGCTACTTGATGGTGCTTTTACTTCGtcgtttctttttctctcttctcaatttgaattttaacccttttcttcttcctttgcTTACTTCATTTCTAAAAAAGAATTTACTTTTGCCCCaagctttttcttctttctctggAGTTTTCTCCTCTTAGACCGTTCGTGTATTTCACTTGCTCGGTGGAGAAAAGCTTCCTTTCTCCTTGCCCCCTGACCCAAGATTGCCTCTTTTGGAGTTTCTCCTTTTGGTAGCAGCTGTGTCTTGCGGCTTCGTGCATTTCGTCTTTctgctttcttctttttcaggTTTGTTCTTTCATCCTAAACTTATTAATTTCCAATTCTGTTTTACTTCCGATGATGAGTGTTGCATGTGTTGTTTTTTTCTGCACTAAGGTTTTGAATTTTATTGAGTTcctcaaaagataaaaaagacgAAGCTTTCTTTGGTGATCATTGTATGTGTTTGAAAGTCGCAATATTTTTACTTCTCCATTGTTGACACTTGGATTTGTACTTTTCTTCTGTTTTGAGAGAGTTAGGTTTTACTCCTTTTTCTTTGCTCTGTAATACTGTTGCTCTGTaatgttgcctccaaaggatgcccctatATTTATGGCATTTGATCTCTTTTGTGTGAATCCTGGGGTATCCTTTTTCTTGCTAAAGTTTGTTGCTTGTTTGGTTGTTTCCTGCTTGCTGTTTCTGTCCGAGTTATTTGTTAGtgactttttattttctttacttgtAGGGATAGTTGGCTAGTTAACATAGGTGGCCATGTTGACAGGTTTTAACAGGAAAAGGGCATTTACGAAGGAGTAAGAGGAGGGTCGCTGCACAAGTCAAACAGGATAATGTCGACCCAAATGAGTCGACGGAGCCTATAATTGGAACTGCTCAAAGCGAGAATGTAATTTCGTGGCCTGATGTAGGTAGTTCCCATTACCATGTGCTTATAAACCATTTTTTATGCAATTCATGTTGCAAGAGTTGTGCCGTTTGTTTGTTCATTTTTTTGGATTTATAACAGTTGATTTATGTCATCATTTTACAGGCCTTGGAGCTTCTAAAATCACTGAAAAAAGGGACATAACTCCATCTGTCACATAAAGGTTGGCTCCTGCATGGGTATATTGTTGTTAAATAGGCCTAATTATAACTCCTTTCAATTTGTGCGATGAAGTAGACTGATTTTACGCATACTATgtttgttaaataatttgagGTTCTGTCCTTGGAGAGCTAGCTGTTGTGCGCCATTGAGAGTTAGTAACGGTTGCAGAAGTATTTTTTATTGTCATTCGGGCTAGTATGTTATTTTATTGTGTGGACCTTATTCATAGTGCTTCATTTAATAGTACTTTCATTATACATTATCTTTTCGGAACGATTGATTGGGATTAGGGACGGATCCAAGATTGCAAGTAATGGCCTTAGCCTgttcaaaattttaaagaagTATATATATTAGATATGTGActgataaaataacaaatatttagtGCTTTTATATGTAATTATTCTTAATAATGTTATCGGTTTAaactttaattatttcttttactGGTATTGTTACTTAATCAATTTTATATCATACACTTTAgtctttatatgtaattattCTTAATCAATccaattttagaataaaaaactTAAACCATCTAATTTTAATCTCTAACaataaaccacaaaccctaattTCTTAATCATGAAACATAAACTAACTATTCAATCCTGAGCTCTAAATCATCCAACTCTAAATTCTAAACAATATatttctaaattctaaattctaaagtTTTCTACACTAAAACCTAAATCCTAAAGCATCTtacactaaaccctaaatcaaGTAACAATAAATTTGAATAACTAAACCATTTTATCCAcaagtttaaaaataataaaacaacaaaaagaatttaaatggcttttaatacaattttaatatgttagactttatttaaatattatgaATACAAAgtacataattattttttaaaatttttttataaggcTTATTTTTGAAAGGATTCGTTTTTATAACAATATTTATCATTTCATAATTTTAGAAcgaattaaatataaaaagaaagaataaaaaaatagcaaGAAAATTTACCTAAATGAATCATGAAGGAATGATATTATATCATATCTAATAATAGATAATACTCTACTTAATCTCTATATTAACTAATTCAATGTATAAAAGTGACAACATTCATTTTAAGGATAAATCACATAAATAAATTgaatgaatttcaaatttacaTGAATGTTTCAATTACatatgattcgaattagtaGATGTATTAGTAAATTGAATTCATTGGAATCAATTTACTATGAAAAAACAAAGCCAATAGCTTCGATTTAATATGAGCAACTTCTATGGAGATAAATCGAAACTATAATAATTGAACCACACTCAAGGTAAATCAAATTCATGGGTTTAGATTTAATGGTTTTGACAAAAATTTACAATAAATTCATATAACTACTTTGCATTTTGGACAttcatataaatttaaaatgcaTTCAGTTTGTTCATGTGATTtaccctatatatatatatatatatatatgaatcatTCTAAATTAGCATCCATCTAACATATTCTTTTTGTGATCGTTTTTAcatcaataaattatttattgtcaACCATAAATATAACTTGTTAAATAACATGATGCCATTTAGTAAAATACTcatgaaaaaaatatacatatttcattttttagtaaaaattataaattatattttgaaattccAACAACTATATTAACtaaatatattcaaaatttttaccAAGGTTTTACgaaaataattctaattaaaCACTAAATTCTATCATCGATTTACAATCGTTacaatacaaaaattttatCACGTACCAAAAATATTATCATCAAAATAAACTCTAAACGaaccaaaattaaattctaaatgcTAAAGCATTTTATTCTTGTGcactattataatttttttataacgtAAATTATTTATCCTACTACAAAAATTAACCATATAACTAATGATTAATTTACCTACTACAAAAATTAACCatataactaataataaaatcataactAATGAATGATTATagtctaaaatattattaagaataagattattgagatagaataaaaataacatgTGAAAAGACTAAACTAATATTTTCAAGAACACAAAAATACATCTTTCATGACAAAAAAGTGTCTacttttcataaaaaaaatcaatcgaCACCTACGTCTAcacagaaaaaataaattaagacttaaacaaaaaaaaattcaaataaccCCAAATCTATAAgatattatgtttattattttcgtttttcataaaaaaaaattcaattaaaaccCAAATCCAAGAAAAAAATGGCTTGACCCAAAAACTTAAATccattaaagaaaaaaaaaaaacaaaaaccagCCCATCGTTATCattcataattaataactaatcaACTTTACATCATTAAATATTGGTGAAATTAATCTACTGTAGTAGAGTCCACATTCTGCATCAAGATCAGCTTTTGTCTTCCAGTATAGCTTTAATTACACTCTCTTTCTCTAGACACTTATTCTACTTGAAAAATGACAACACAtttctatatatatagaaataatTTCTCTTCTACATGGTAAAATTCATCTTGTAATAATTTGTCTCAACGCAATACAAAACACACTGATGGCACTAATAATTTAACTAAATCAAAAATTAATTCCAATAAAATACTTTTAAGAGTTTTAACTATATA
The genomic region above belongs to Arachis stenosperma cultivar V10309 chromosome 5, arast.V10309.gnm1.PFL2, whole genome shotgun sequence and contains:
- the LOC130978982 gene encoding disease resistance protein RPV1-like, coding for MALNGGSSGRSKWKYHIFLSFRGEDTRLGFTDHLYTALQKRSIDTFRDNEELRTGEFISQQLLHAIEDSLCAVVVLSPNYANSGWCLDELKKIVETKGSFGMIVPVFFNVDPSDVRYQKGKFAEAFEKHEERYREQKDKVQQWRDALTFVANLSGCTSQDRYESQLIDEIAEEVWTKVEPQLPTKDDDDLVAIESKVNDVRSCLSLEPKGDVLFLGIWGMGGLGKTTLASVVCKRIRREFEDYCILRVGDVSKEGDLVNLQNQLLSHLKLRSRVIETLVQGRDNIRNLLYKKRILIVLDDVRTIEQLENLVGNKEWFGPGSRIVVTTRDKNLLSSHGVFKIYEMEVLNTDESLQLFHQEAFKGELPKEEYLELSKRFVSYTGGLPLALKVLGSNLRRRSIDEWEDALDEIRKDPDGGIMNLLRISYDMLKEGYKTIFLDIACFFRGWYRDKVTKILKNCGLNPTKGISELIGKSLITCNKGVLGMHDLLEDMGKQIVFQESEKDPGKRSRLSSLDDIDQVLEENTGTENIEGMVLKQQFESYNKAANWHPEAFSKMRNLRLLIVLCDLHLSHGFKCLPRSLKVLIWTECPLKALPLDIELRRLVHLQMNNSKLEKPWNGSQVFEGLKVIDLSYSKDLIQTPDISEVPLLEELFLDGCVSLVELHQSVGQHQNLAILSLIGCTKLETLPNKLEMCSLKRLFLCGCTNMKTLPDFGESMGSLSVLNLMKCSNLLCIPDSISNLKSLKQLNLSGCSKVCKVPHNINQNKALEDLDLSETSIRVMNPCLFELENLKRLSFHGCSGPVSNTCELALSFELGFSKEPDLLRLTLPPSFAGLSSLNIFDLGNCNLDHGLIPKNLGELSSLETLILSGNTDLVVPKSVAMLPNLRILEAEGCKDFIDRSVLPRLSDSVVEAGLFLDLWKFWEQFKSNNDELLCQVRDHSYPITYFEIPPKFGNEILFPMGPRLSKLESSASIIADIPNELGGNEWWGIIVFIAFEPLESSTSFPTLKFSWSFESSHPEAGPSLYLSSDAARTHYSCCLVTMIMTDKYIYIQLHHRQYDNISESKPFSKHRKPAFSENSRLRFDVQGGQLKMKECGYDVLCNEDFKSKILPDLENESDDDGSNHYNKIAFWRRFF